In Deltaproteobacteria bacterium, the sequence CCGAGGTGGGCACCCGCGTTGCGCACGCCCGGGATCGCGAGGAGCTCGGGCATGACGCGCATCGTGGTGCGTCGCAGCGCCTCGACCGAGGTGCCCGGCTTCGCGATCCAGTGCATCAAGAAGTCCTGCTCGCGGAAGTCGGGCAGGAAGCCGCTGCCGAGCCGGGCCATGCCGAACCCACCCGCCACCAGCGCCACGAGGGCCCCCGCCAGGATGCCGCGACGGCGCCGCAGCATTGCGGCGCACAGTGCCTCGAACCGCGCCCGCGGAGCCGGGGCCCGCAGGCGAGCGCGCGGCAACAGCATCAGCGCGAGCGCTGGCGTCACCGTGAGCGCGACCAGCAGCGACGACCCGACCGCGAGCACATACGCCAGCGCGAGCGGGCGGAAGAACGCGCCCGCGAGGCCTGGCAGCAGGTACACCGGCAAGAACACCAGCACCACGATCACGCTCGCGAAGACCACCGCGCTGCGGACCTCGATCGAGGCCGACAGCACCACCGCGAACGCGGAGCGGGGCGTGGCGGCGCTGGCGTTCTCGCGCAGGCGGCGATGGATGTTCTCGACATCGATGATCGCGTCGTCGACCACCTCGCCGAGCGCGATCGACAGCCCCGCCAGCACCATCGTGTCGAGCGTCGAGCCGGCGTGGTGCAGCACGGCGAGGGCACCGAGCAGCGACAGCGGAATCGCCAGCACGCTGATGAGCGCAGTCCGCCACTCGAGCAACGCGAGGATCAACACCAGCACGACCAACGCACAACCGATGGCGAGCGCGACCTCGAGGTTGTCGACCGCGCGCTCGATGAAGCGCGCGGGTCGGAAGATGGTCGCATCCACGCGGACGTCACCGAGCGCGGGCGCCAACTCGGTCAGCGCCGCGTCGATCGCGTCGGTGATCGCGACCGTGTTGCCCCACGGCTGCTTCTCGACGATGAGCAACAGCCCGGACCCCGCGTCGATCACCGCGTCACCGACCAGCGGTGCGTGGCCCTCGACGACCTCGGCGACCTCGCCGAGTCGACGCACCCCGCCGCCGGCGATCGGCACCGGCGCATCGGCCAGCGTCTCGACGCCGTCGACTGCCGCAGGGTGACTCACGGCGAGCCGCTGGTTGGGCCCGTCGACGAAACCACCCGAGGCGGGATTGACCGCCGCCGTAGCTGCGGCGGTGACATCGGCGAGTCGCAGGCCCAACAATCGCAGGCGCTCCGGCGCGACCTCGATCTGCAGCTCTCGCCGGGCCTCGCCCCACACCGCCACGTTGGCGACGCCCGCGATCGCCATCAAGCGCGGCCGCAGGGTCCACCGCGCGAGGTCCGAGAGAGCGAGACGCGAGAGCGTCGGCGACGACAGCCCGATCTTCAGCACCCGCGAGGTGCTGCTGGTCGGCGACAGCACCACCGGCGCGCGCGCATGTGCGGGCAGGTTCGGCTGCGCCAGTGCGACCCGCTCTTGGACCAGCTGACGCGCGCGGAACAGATCGGTGCCGGGCTCGAACAGCACCAAGACCGACGACAGCCCCAGCACCGATTTCGAGCGCAGCGTGGCGACCAGGGGCGTCCCGCCGAGTGCGTCCTCGAGCGGTCGCGTCACCAACGTCTCGACCTCGACGCTCGACAGCCCCGGCGCTTCGGTCTGGATCTCGACCTTGGGCGGCGCGAACTCGGGGAACGCGTCGATCCGCGCGGTGCGAGCAGCATCGATGCCGACCAGCATCAACAACACCGCCAGCGCCGCCACCACCACGCGCTGCCGCAGGCACAACGACAGCAGCGCGCGCATCAGTGGGCCACCCCGAACTCGGTACCCAGCAGCTCGGCGGCCCCGACCGTGACGATGCACGTACCGAGCTCGGGCGAGCGGACCAACGCAAGCCGCTCACCGTCGGTCGCTGCCACCTCGACGCGTCGCCGCGCATAGCGATGCTCGCCGAGGCAGGCGTAGACCCACGTGCCACCATCGAAGTCCCGCACGAGCGCGCCCGTGGGCACGCTGGTCGCCGCGCGGGCCTGCTCGGGCAGCCACACCTGCAATCGTTCGCCCGGCGCGAGTCCGGCGGCCGCGGCTGGCAGCGCGTAGACCACATCGACGTCGCCGCTGTTCGGATCCGCGGACGGCGGCGCCGCAACCGGCTCGGCCTGCCAGCGATCGCCGTCGTCGAGCCGTGCGACCTCGATTGCGCGCGGGCGTCCGAGCCGCGCGCGCTCGGCCGCCGACATCGGCACGCGCAGCCACAACGACGAACTCGGGCCGACCTCGAACAACGGCGCACCCGCAGCGACGACCTGCCCCGGCGCGGCCCACTGCGCACGCACGATGCCCGCGATCGGGGTGACCACGCGCAGCGTCACGTCGGCGGACAGCGGTGCGCGACCCAGCGCACGCTCGCGGGCCTGCGCCGCGTCGTGCTCGGCCTGCGCCGCTTCGAGCTCGCCGCGGGCCTCCTCGAGCGCGCGCGCACTCGCGGCGCGATCCTTCATCAGCGACTCGAGCCGTGTGGCACGGGCCTGCGCGACGTCGAGGCGCGCCTGCGTGGTCGCGCTCTGGCGACGGGCCTGCGCCTTGACGTCGCGATCGACCGGTGCGAGCGGCACCAGCCGCAACGCGGTCGCACCGGCATCGATCGCACCGCCGGCGACGAGACGCACGTCGCCGTCGCGCAATGTGCCGGCGACCGGCGCGGCGACCGTCATGGTGGTGCCGGGCGGCGCGAGTACGATCCCGAACGACGCGCGCGTGGCCGTGGAGGCGGCCGCGGTCACGGTGGCGGTCTCGATGCCGAGCGCCGTCTCGGCCGCCGACGACAGCGTGACCACGGCGAGTTCGCCCTCGTGCACGCCGTGCCGGACGGTCGCAGCCGGCGGCGCCGCGACGACCGCGGCCGCAGGCGACGATGCGTCGCGACAGCCACACACGAACAGGCCCACGATCCACCACCGTCGCAACGATGTCATCGGCTCTCCTTGGTCGAGGGCGGGCTCGCACCGAGGCGGCGACCGACCGCGCGCTCGAGCTCGGCGTGGGCACGCCTCACGTCGGCGGCGAGCTCGATCATCCGCAGGCGCGTGGTCTCGAGCCGCTGCGCCGACAGCAGCACCGCCGCGTAGTCGCTCTCGCCCAGATCGTACTGCGCGGTCGCGGCCGCGAGATCGCGCGTGCGGGCCGCGACCACCTCGTCGTCGTAGAGCCGCCACGACCGCAGCGCGCCGTCCAGCTGCGTCCGTGCCTGGGTGACCTCCGCGTCCACGCGCTGGCGCAGCTCGACGACACGCCACCTCGCCGCCTCGAGCTGCGCGCGCGCCGGCCGACGCCGAGCTGGTTCTGCGACGCGATCGGCAGCTCGCCTTGCACGCCGCCCGTGAACGCCGGCCCGACGCCGTACCCGACGCCGGCGAGGTTCAGCACCGCGGCGCGCTCGAGGCCGACGCGCGCACCCGCGGTCTCGAGCGCGAGCTGGGCGGCACGCAGGTCGGGACGCGTGTCGCGAGCGCTCGCGGCCCACGCTTCGCCGGCGGACGACGCGTGCGCTGCGATCGTCGCCGGCGCCATCGCGCTGGGGTTTGCCGCACGCAGGGACACGCCGCCCAGCCGCGCCTCGAGCCGAGAGCCCGCGATCGCGACCTCGTCGCGGGCACGGGCGACCTCGTCGCTCGCGAGCCTGGCATCGGCCTCGGCGATCTCGGCCTCGGTCACCGGCACGTCGCCGCCGTTGGCCCGCGCGCGCACGATCGTCGCGATCGCGGCGAAGTCTGCGGCCAGCGAGCCGCGAACCGCCAGGCGGTCGTGGGCCAGCGCCCAGTCGGCGTGCGCCAGCTTGACGTCACGCGCGAGATCGACACCGATCTGCACCACCTGCGCCGCGACGACATCGAGGTTCGTCCGCGCCACCTTGATGCGTCGCGGCATCGTGACGAGGTTCTCGATCGGCCACGTCAGCAGCACGCTCAGCTGCTGCGGACCCGCGGGGAACAGCAGTCGCAGGGTCGGATTGGACGGTCGCTTGGCCGCTGCGAGCTCGGCCTCGGCCGCGTGCAGACGCGTGAGCTCGATGCGAAAGGTCGCGCTGTTCCACAGCGCGATCGCGACCGCCTCGTCGGCGCTCACACCATCGTCCAGCCGCACCTCGGCCGGCAGCGCCGGCGGGGCATCATCGCCGCGCTCGGTCGCGAAGCCGTGGCCGACGCGCTCGCGCAGCTCGCCCTCGACCAGCGCTTCGGGCTGCGCATGCCTGCAGCCCACGACCCCACCGAGCGTGCCCGACAGCAGCGGCACCGCCAGCGCGGTCGCGATGATCGATCGCACCGTGGCACCGTGGCCGCTTCGATGCGCTGGCGCAAGCCTCGGAGCCACGCGGTCGTTAGTGCGTCGTTCGAGTTGCGCCGCGTCGGGGTCCTGGACGGAGTTCGCGGCCTGCCCCGACGGCTGCGACCTGCAGACCGAAGCGTGGCTGGAGGACGGCCGTGACGCGGCATACTGGTACATGGAGCACTGGTGGGACGGCGACGGTTTCGACTACGCCGATGCACTGGCGGTGATGAGCACCGAGAGCGGCATCGCGGAGGCGACCGCCGCCGAGCAGCTCGGTGCGCTCGAAGGCTCGAAGTAGAACCGTCCCCCGCGACCACCGCGACGAAGGTGATTCCCCGGGCGCGGCGGCGATGCTAACCACCGGTCTCGATGTCCGAGCCCGACCTCCGCGCCATCCTCGAGCAGACCCGCACCATCGCCGTGCTCGGCGCCCATTGGGAGCCGCAGCGCGCCGCGTGCTACGTGCCGGAGTACCTCGCGAGCGTGGGCTATCGCGTGCTGCCGGTGAACCCGATCGGCGCGGGGCGCAGCGGCTTCGGGGCGCCGTTCGTGGGCTCGCTCGCCGAGCTCACCTGGGCGGTCGACATGGTCGACGTGTTCCGCCGCGCCGAGCTGCTGCCCGCGCACGAGGCCGAGATCCTCGCGATGACGCCGCGGCCCGCGGTGGTGTGGCTGCAGCTCGGCATCCGCAACGACGCGTTCGCCGACCGCCTGCGCACCGCCGGCATCACGGTGGTGCAGGATCGCTGCACGCTGGCCGAGCACCGACGCCTGGGGCTGCCGCCCCACGGCCGGGCGTAGCGCACCGCGACTTGCTACGCTCGTGCGCGCGGTGGCCCGCGGCGCGCATCCGGAGGATCCGGCCCTGTTCGGGGCCGCAGCGCTGCCAGCCCTGCAGGCGGCGACCGCCGAGCTGTCGTGGCTGCTGACGCGCGGCTATGCCGAGCGCAGCGCGACCGCATTGGTCGGCGATCGCCACGGCCTCGACAAGCGCCAGCGCGACGCGGTCCGCCGCTGCGCCGCGGGCACGTCGTCGCTCGCGGGCCGTGCCGCCCGCGCGTGCGCGGCCGCGATGCTGCACGGGCACGCGCTCGCGATCGACGGTTTCAACTGCCTCATCACCACCGAGGCCGCGATCGCCGGTGCGCCGATCTTCCGCGGCTGCGACAGCGCCCTGCGGGACATCGCGAGCGTGCACGGCAACTGGCGCGAGGTCGCGTCCACCACCGCGGCGCTCGCCGTGCTCGCCGACGCCCTCGCGGCGCTGCGTCCATCCGAGGTGGTGTGGTATCTCGATCGACCGGTGTCGCGCAGCGCCGAGCTCGGCCGCGAGCTCGAGCGCGTGGCGGCCGAGCGCGCACTGCCGTGGCGGGCGGAGCTGGTGTTCGACCCCGACGGCGTGCTCGCCCGCGGCCACGACGTGGTCGCGAGCGCCGACGCCGGCGTGCTCGATCGTTGCGGCGCGTGGTTCGATCTGGTCTCGTACGCGCTGGCGCTCGCGCAGGTGCCGGCGTGGATCGTCGATCTCGGCGCCGCGTCGGCGTGAGCGCGGCGGCTACGAGCCGGTCTGCGGCATCGAGCGCTTGGCCCAGCGCGCCACCAGGTCGCGGAGGTCGGCCAGCGTGAATGGCTTGGCCAGCGCCTCGCCGCTGTAGCGATCGAGGAAGCCCTTGGCCTTGGGCGTGAATGCGCCGCCGGTCATGAACACGAAGCGCGCGGCCTGCTCGGGCTGACGCAGGCGCACGGTCTCGTAGACGTCGATGCCCGAGACGCCCGGCATCATGATGTCGCACAGCACGAGGTCATAGCGGGTGCGATCGCAGGCCGCGATGGCCTCGGCGCCGCTGTGCACCACGGTGATCTGGTGCCCCGAAAGTGCCTTGCGAACGCTCTCGCCGATCAGCGGCTCGTCGTCGACCACCAGCACGCGGATGCCGGGACCCGCGGGCGACGGCACCGACGTCGACGACTTCGCAGGCGCCTTCACACCGCCGATCGCGGTCGGCAACACCACGCGGAAGGTCGCGCCCTCGCCGGGCCGGCTGGTGACCTCGATGCGACCGCCCAGCGAGCTGATGATGCCGTGGCACACCGATAGCCCCAGCCCAGTGCCTTCGCCCTGCGGCTTGGTGGTGAAGAACGGCTCGAAGATGCGCTCGAGCAGCAGTGGATCGATGCCGATGCCGGTGTCGGTGATCGAGATCGAGACCCAGCCGTTCTCGGGGGTCGCGGTGACGACGGTGATCGAGTGTTCCTCGCCGCCGGCCTCTGGAATCGCCTGCGCTGCGTTCACCAGCAGGTTGACGAACACCTGCGACAGCCGGCCTTCGTGGGCGGTCACCGTCGCCGGCGCGCCGTAGGCCCGCACCAGCCGCGCCCGGTGGCGGATCTGGTTGTCGGCGATGCCGATCGCGGTGTCGAGCACGCGATGCACGTCGCAGGGCCCGGCCTCCTCGTCGCGCTGGCGTGCGAACGAGCGCAGATCGCCGACGATCCGTCGCACTCGCCCAGCGCCGTCGAGGCAACCGTCGACCAGCTCGTTGATGCGCGTGCGCGAGTCGTCGGTCATCTCCGTGCGTGCGAGCGCCTCGACCACGAGCTCGAGGTTCGCCAGCACGTAGGCCAGCGGGTTGTTGATCTCGTGGGCCACGCCGGCCGCGAGCGAGCCGACCGAGGCCAGCCGCTCGGCGCGCTGGAGGTTGGCGCGCAACGACTCGCGCTCGCGCACGTCGCGGGCCGACAACACCGCGAAGGTCTCGCCGTCGAACTGCAGCGCGCTGGCCGAGACCTCGACCGCGACCATGCGCCCCGAGCGGTCGCGCAGCCGGGTGTCGTAGCGCAGGGTCCCGAGCGCCACCAGCCGCCCCAGCCACTCGTTCCAGCCCCGCACGTCGAGGTCGGCGTCGAGCTCGGCCAGCATGCGACCGTCGAGGCTCGACGGCGCGTAGCCCAGCAGCTCGTTGGCGGCCGCGTTGGCGTAGGTGATGGTGCCGCCCGACTCGACCCACAGGATGAGGTCGCCCGCGCGGTCGACCGCGAACTGCGTCATCCGCAGCCGTCGCTCGGCGTTGGTGCGGGCGGTGACGTCCTCGAACATCACGTAGCTGACATCGATGCCCTCGAAGCTCGCGCGCGTGACGGGTATCTGCCGGGCGACGATGCGACGCCCGTCGGGCCGTACGAGGATGATCTCGATCGGCGGCGGCGGTGCGCCCGATCGATCGAAGCGCTGCGAGCGACGCTCCATCACCTCGCGGAACTCCGGCGCGACGAAGTCTTGGACGTTGGCACCGACCAGCTCCTGCCGCGAGAGGCCGAAGATGCGCGCGGCGGCCCCGTTGGCGTACTGGACGATCGAGCCGTGGCGCGCGATGACCCCCAGCGGGCAGCGCTCGATCACGCGACGGAACTCGGCCTGCGTGCGCAGCAGCGCCTCGCGGTCGACGTCGTGCAGGCGCTGCCGCGCGAGCCTGCGCTCGGCGATGCGCACGCGGGTCATCAGCACCGCGGCGTCGACCGGCTTGGCCATGTAGTCGTCGGCGCCGGAGTCGAGCACGCGCTGGAGATCCTCGGGGCGATCGCGGGCGGTCACGACCAGCGTGAACACGCCCTCGCCGCCGGGCTGTGCGCGGATGCGCTGCACCAGCCGCAGGCCGTCGATGCCGGGCAGCAACCAGTCGGCGACGACCAGCGAGAACGGCGTCTGCGCGTGGGCCACCATCGCCACCTCGGCGTCGCCCACGGCCAGCACTTCATGACCCACCGCGGCAAGCTCGCGGCGCATCACCTCACGCTGCAGCGGATCGTCTTCGACGACCAGAATACGCATCGGAATCGATCCCAGCGTAACGCGGTGGCGGAGCCTTGGGCCAGGGCTTCGGCCCGAGCCGGGACCGATTTCTACAGGTCCGCGCGTGCAGGTGCGTTCGAGGGACACCTGCAGCAGCGCACGAGCGGCCCACCACGGGGCCGGCGCTGCGTCACGCGAGGGGCAACCGGCGCGCCCGGCCGAGGGCACCCTCTTCTAGCGATCGAGGCGGGCCCGAACCGCCGCGGCCCAGGCCTCGAGGTTCGACGAGGTCGACTCGGCGAGGGCGGGCGATTGGGTCAGCTCGACCAACCGATCGCGCAGCAGCTCGCACCCGCGACGGATGCGGCTGCGCATGGTGCCCTCGGGCACCTCTAGGATCTCGGCCAGCTCGGGGCCACGCACGCCCTCGAAGTAGTACAGCTCGAGCGCGACCTGCAGATCGATCGGCAGCTTGCGCAGGGCCAGCAGCAGGTGGCGCTGCTGCTCGTCCTTGGCGAGCAGACCGGTCGGCGAGATGCCGAGGTCCTCGCACGAGGTCGCGCCGAGATCGATGATGCCCTCGCGTCCGCGTCGCTCGAGGTGGTTGTAGAGCTTGCTGCGGGCGGCGGTGAACAGATAGGTGCGGAAGCTGGCGTCACCGCGGAAGCGGTCGCGGGCCTGCACGAGCGCGAGGAAGGTCTGCTGGACCAGGTCGTCGGCGGCGTCCTGCACCTTGTTGCGGAAGAACCGGTACAGAGGATCGAAGTAGCGATCGAACAGTTGATTGCCGGCCTTGGCGTCGCCGCCACGCCACTTCTCCAACAGCTCGAAGTCGTCGTTCGTCACGCCGTGCCTGGGCGTAGCGTATCACCGCGACGCGCGGCGCGGGTCAGCCGTCGGTGGTGCCGTCGCCCGCGGCGACCGCGGGCGGCTCTCCCGCGCCCAGGCTCTGCTTGAGCGCGGCCATCAGGTCGATGACCTGCGCCTTGGGGCTGGCCTGCGGCGCCGCGGTGATGTCCTGTCCGTCGACCTTGCGCTGGATCAGCGCCTCGATGCGGGCACGCACCTCGTCGGAGTACTGCTCGGGGCGGAAGTTCTTGCGCGCGCCCTGCTCGACCAGCTTGATCGCGAGGTCGAGCTCGCCGTCGCGCAGGTCGGCCTGCTCGATGCCCACCTCCGACATCTGCCGCACCTCGGCGGGATAGTGGAGCTGCTGCATGATGAGCCCGAGCTTCACCGGCCGCAGGAGCACGAGGTACTGCTTGCCACGCGCGGCGTACTTCGCCAGCGCGACCAGCGAGGTCGCGCGCAACGCCTCGGCGAGCAGCTGGTAGGCCCGCGCGGCGCCCTCCTCGGGCGCGAGGTAGTAGGCCTTGTCGTAGTAGATCGGGTCGACCTCGGAGATGGGCACGAACTCGACGATGTCGATGCCGCCGGTGGCCTGCTCCTCGACCGCGTCGAGCTCGTCGGGGGTGAACACGACGTACTGCCCCTTGGCGAACTCGAAGCCCTTCACGGTCTCGTCGCGCCCGACCACGACGTCGTGCTTGGGGCAGTGGAACTGGTACTTGAGCCGGGTACCGCAGTCCTTGTGGAGGTTGTTGAAGTGGATGCCGTCGGAGGGTGACACCGACGTGAACAGCTTCACTGGGATCGACACCAAGCCGAAGGCGATGGTGCCCGACGAGATCGCACGCGCGGCCATGACCGCTCTACCTTGCGACGCCGCCGCGACGATTGCAAAGCGCTTGCTGCGGGGACTACCCGGGCCGTGCGGCACCGTGGCACACTGGCGTGAGCGCGGCGGCGCGATCACCCGCCGACCGAGGCCCGCTTGGCGCGATCGAGTCGATACGGCCGCCGCAAGGCCCGCCCGGGAGCGCCCGCGCCCGCCGCCGACGCCGGCACACTGACGCGCTACCGCGAGAAGCGCTCGGCCGATCGCACGGCGGAGCCGTTCGGCGGCGTGCCCACGACCTCGCCCGGCGGCCCCAAGCTGTTCGTGATCCAGATGCACGCCGCACGGCGCATGCACTGGGACCTTCGGCTCGAGATGAACGGTGTGCTGCGCTCGTGGGCGGTGCCCCGCGGGCCCTCGCTCGACCCCGACGACAAGCGCATGGCGGTCGAGACCGAGGACCACCCGATCGAGTACGTCGACTTCGAGGGCATCATCCCCGACGGCAACTACGGCGCGGGCGGGATGATCGTGTGGGACCGCGGCATCTACACCGCGCACATCCCCATGGACGAGGGCTACCGCGACGGCAAGCTGCTGTTCGAGCTGCACGGCCACAAACTGCGCGGGGTCTGGACGCTGGTGCGGACTGCCGGCGGCGACGGCAAGCAGTGGCTGCTGATGAAGAAGCCCGACGGCGGCTCGGTGCGCGCCGGCGCCCAGCCGCCCGACGACAGCTCGGTGCTCTCGGGTCTCACGATCGAGCAGCTGCGCGAGGGGTTCGGTCGCACCGCCGAGCTGCGCGCGGCACTGCTCGAGGCCGGCGCGCCACGACGCCGGGTGGTCGTGGCGGCGGTCGAGCCGATGCTGGCGCAGGTCGGTGAGGCCCCGTTTCGTCGCGAGGGCTGGTGGTTCGAGCTCAAGTACGACGGCTACCGCGTGATTGCGGGCGCGACCGAGCACCGCCCCGAGCTGCGCTACCGCAGCGGCTTCGAGGCCACCGCCGCGTTCCCCGAGATCAGCCGCACGCTCGCCGCCCTGCCCTACGAGCACGTGGTGCTCGACGGCGAGGTCGTGGTGCTCGACGACGACGCGCGGCCCAACTTCCAGCGCCTGCAGCGTCGCGCGTTGTTGTTGCGCGCCCGCGACGTCGACCGGGCCATGCGCGAGCACCCGGTGGTGCTGTATGCCTTCGATCTGCTGGGCTTCGAGGATTTCGATCTGCGACCGCTGCCGCTGTCGCTGCGCAAGCAGCTGCTGCAGCGGCTACTTCCCCGCGCGGGTGCGATCCGCTACGCCGATCACGTCGCCACCGAAGGCCTCGCGCTGTGGGCACAGATCGAGGCGCTGGGGCTCGAGGGCGTGGTCGCCAAGCGGGCCGACGCGGCCTACGTCGGCGGCCGCAGCCCGCAGTGGATCAAGCTGCGCACGGAGCACACCGCCGACTTCGTGGTGGTCGGGTTCACGCTGCCCGAGGGCACCCGCACCGGCCTGCGTGCGCTGCATCTGGCGGCCTGGGAGGACGGCGCGTTGATCTACGTCGGCCGCGTCGGCAGCGGCTTCGACGAGGCCGCGCTCGCGGGCCTGCGGGCCGCGCTCGATCGCCGCGTCCGCGACACGCCGGCGTGTGCCGGGCCGATCCCGAGCGGCCACGGGTTCGTGTGGGTGGCGCCCGAGCTGGTCGTCGAGGTCCGCTTCAAGCACCGCACCGACGAGGGTCTGCTGCGACACCCGGTGTTCCTGCGCACGCGGCCCGACAAGCCGGCCGCCGACTGCACGATGCCGACCACCGGCCACGCCGACGCGCCCGGCGAGCCCGCGGCTGCATCCGCACCGACGGACACCACGCCGCTCGACGACGACGGTGACGACGACGACGGTGCACTGGCGCTGGCCGATCGCGAGGCCGCCGCGGCGGCCCCGACTGCCGGCCCGCACCGCGTGGTGGTGTCGAATCCCGACAAGCTGTTCTGGCCCGACGACGGTCTGCGCAAGCAGGACCTGGTGGGGTTCTACCGCGAGGTCGGGCCGTGGCTGCTGCCCTACCTGCGCGACCGGCCGCTCGTGCTCACCCGCTACCCCGATGGCATCGCCGGCAAGTCGTTCTTCCAGAAGAACGCGCCGCCCTACATCCCGTCGTGGTTGCGCACCAAGACCATGTGGAGCGAGCACGCCGAGCGCGAGATCGAGTACTTCGTGTGCGACGAGGTCGATGCGGTCGCGTACGTCGCGAACCTCGCGACCATCCCGCTGCACGTGTGGGGCAGTCGGCTGCAGGATCTGCAGCACCCCGACTGGTGCATCCTCGATCTCGACCCCAAGGGCGCACCGTTCGTCCACGTGGTCCGCATCGCCCGCGAGATCGAGGCGCTGTGCCGCGACATCGAGATGCCGGCGTTCCTCAAGACCAGCGGGTCGACCGGCCTGCACGTGCTGCTACCGCTGGGCCGTCAGTGCACGTTCGAGCAGTGTCGCGCACTGGGCGAGATCCTCGCCCAGGTGGTCGCGCGGCGGCTGCACGACATCGCGACCATCGAGCGGCACGTGCCCTCGCGACGGGGCCGCGTCTACATCGACTTCCTGCAGAACGGCCACGGCCGCCTGTTGGTCGCGCCGCTGTCGCTGCGGCCGCTGCCCCGCGCGCCGGTGTCGACACCGCTGCACTGGCACGAGCTGCGCGACGACCTCGACACCCACGACTTCAACCTCCGCACGGTGCCCGCGCGGCTGGCCGCAGTCGGAGATCCGATGCGCGACGTGCTCACGCTGCGCCCCGACCTGCCGGCCATCCTGCAGCGCCTGCTGGAGCTGACCGAATGAACACCACGCCACTGCGCATCCCCTACAGCGCCCCGAGCGGCGAGCGCGGCGAGGTCTCGGCGCTCGCCAGCGAGGCCGCGCCGGGCACCGCGTCGGTGGGCGCGCTCGCGCTGGCGCACGGGGCCGGGGCCGACATGCACCACCGCTTCATGGTCGCGCTCGCGGAGTCGCTCGCGACCTGCGGCGTGGCCACGCTGCGCTATCAATTCCCCTACACCGAGGCGAAGCGCCGGCGCATCGATGCGCAGCCGCTGCTGCTGGCGTGCGTACGCGCGGCCGCTGCGGCCTGCGCCACCCACTGGCCCGAGCTGGCCTGCTTCGCCGGCGGCAAGTCGATGGGTGGACGCATGACCACCCTGGCGGCCTCGATGTCGCCGCTGCCGGTGGTGGGCCTGGTCGCATTCGGCTTCCCGTTGCATCCGCGTGGGCAGCCCGCCACACACCGGGCGGATCATCTGGCCCAGCTGCCCCATCCGCTGCTGGTGCTGCAGGGCACGCGCGACGAGCTCGGCGAGGTCGCACGGCTCGCGCCCTGCTTGCCCGCGAGCGCGCAGCTGCACGTGGTCGAGCACGCCGATCACGGCTTCGACGTCCTGCGTCGCTCGGGTCGCGACGCGGCCGAGGTGATGGCCGAGCTGGCGCGCACGGTCGCCGATTTCATGCTCGCACACGCGTCGACGCCCGCCGAGCCGCGCGAGCCCCTGGTATAGTCGGCGTCCTCCGCAGTGCGCCCGACGGTGGACGGATGTGGAGTTTCTCGGAAGGACGAGCGATGGCGCAGGGATCCAGAGGCGGCGGCACGGCAGCACCCGATCAGTCGTTCCAGGCGGTGCTCGAGCAGGTCCGCGCGGCCCCCGAGCAGGCCGACGCATGGGCGCAGGCCGAGGAGCTCGCCGATGCGCTGCAGCGGCCCGACGATCTCGCGGCGGTCTACCGCGAGGTGCTCGAGGGCCAGCTCTCGCGTCCGGTCCGCACCGAGCTCGCGCGCCGGGCCGCACGCTTCCACGAGGAGTGGTTCGGCGACGATGCCGATGCGATGAGCGTGCTGTTCACGCGCATCGTCGAGCTGGATCCGGAGGCCGACTGGGCGCTGCAGCGGCTGGTGGTGGTGCTGACCGTGGCCGAGCGGTGGGACGCATTGCTCGACGTCTACGACCGCGCACTCGCCCACGCCCCCAACGCGCAGCGGCGCAAGCAGCTGCTCGACGAGGCCGCACACATCGCCAAGGACTTCGCGGCCGACCCCAACCGCGCGGTCGACTACCTGCAGCTGCAGCTGGAGTTCGAGCCCAACAACCTCGCCGTCGTCGCCGGCATCGAGCGCCTGCTCGAGCGTCAGCGCCGCTGGGAGGACCTCATCGAGATGTGGCA encodes:
- the ligD gene encoding DNA ligase D, which produces MTRYREKRSADRTAEPFGGVPTTSPGGPKLFVIQMHAARRMHWDLRLEMNGVLRSWAVPRGPSLDPDDKRMAVETEDHPIEYVDFEGIIPDGNYGAGGMIVWDRGIYTAHIPMDEGYRDGKLLFELHGHKLRGVWTLVRTAGGDGKQWLLMKKPDGGSVRAGAQPPDDSSVLSGLTIEQLREGFGRTAELRAALLEAGAPRRRVVVAAVEPMLAQVGEAPFRREGWWFELKYDGYRVIAGATEHRPELRYRSGFEATAAFPEISRTLAALPYEHVVLDGEVVVLDDDARPNFQRLQRRALLLRARDVDRAMREHPVVLYAFDLLGFEDFDLRPLPLSLRKQLLQRLLPRAGAIRYADHVATEGLALWAQIEALGLEGVVAKRADAAYVGGRSPQWIKLRTEHTADFVVVGFTLPEGTRTGLRALHLAAWEDGALIYVGRVGSGFDEAALAGLRAALDRRVRDTPACAGPIPSGHGFVWVAPELVVEVRFKHRTDEGLLRHPVFLRTRPDKPAADCTMPTTGHADAPGEPAAASAPTDTTPLDDDGDDDDGALALADREAAAAAPTAGPHRVVVSNPDKLFWPDDGLRKQDLVGFYREVGPWLLPYLRDRPLVLTRYPDGIAGKSFFQKNAPPYIPSWLRTKTMWSEHAEREIEYFVCDEVDAVAYVANLATIPLHVWGSRLQDLQHPDWCILDLDPKGAPFVHVVRIAREIEALCRDIEMPAFLKTSGSTGLHVLLPLGRQCTFEQCRALGEILAQVVARRLHDIATIERHVPSRRGRVYIDFLQNGHGRLLVAPLSLRPLPRAPVSTPLHWHELRDDLDTHDFNLRTVPARLAAVGDPMRDVLTLRPDLPAILQRLLELTE
- a CDS encoding alpha/beta hydrolase, whose protein sequence is MGALALAHGAGADMHHRFMVALAESLATCGVATLRYQFPYTEAKRRRIDAQPLLLACVRAAAAACATHWPELACFAGGKSMGGRMTTLAASMSPLPVVGLVAFGFPLHPRGQPATHRADHLAQLPHPLLVLQGTRDELGEVARLAPCLPASAQLHVVEHADHGFDVLRRSGRDAAEVMAELARTVADFMLAHASTPAEPREPLV